The stretch of DNA TGAGGGACGCCCTGATCAGTGAGGACGATTTCCGTTCAATGAGTCTGGTCCAGCTTTTCGCTGAGTTCGTCATCGCCCAGACGGGTCATCCCCTGACGGACCTGCAAAAACAGGTGGTTGAGCAGGTGGCGGCAAAAATCGAATCAGGGGCTGGAGCAGGCAGATGAAACCCGTACGGATGACACTGAGCGCTTTCGGACCTTACGCCAGGGAGACGAGTATTTCTTTTGAAGATGTCAGCCAGGGAATCTTTCTGATTTCCGGCGAGACGGGTTCGGGCAAAACCATTATCTTTGACGCCCTCATGTATGCGCTCTATGACGATACAAGCGGCGAGTCCCGGGGCAATCATTCCCTGCGATCCGACTTCGCGGCCCCGGAAACTGAAACTTTCGTCGAGCTGGTCTTCAGTCTTCATTCGCAGGAATACAGGATACGGCGCTCCCCCCGCTACCTGCGGCCCAAGAAATCGGGAAGGGGGGAAACGGAGCAGGCTCCCGCAGTCGAACTCAGCCTGCCGGACGGCCAAGTGCTGACCTCAAAGACGCAGGCGGATCAAAAAATAAGAGAACTAATCGGCCTTGACAAAGACCAGTTCAGGCAGGTCGTTATGATTGCACAAGGGGCCTTTTTCGAGCTGATCGAAAGGTCCAGCAATGAACGGGCCGCCATCTATCGCAAGCTTTTCGACACCCTTCCCTACCGCGAGATGCAGGAAGGCCTGGGCAGCCTTTACAAGGAAGCGAGAGATAAGAGCAAGCTTCTGACCAACCGGCTTTTTGTGGACCTTGCCCGCTTTGACATTCCTCCAGGGGAAGAGGAACTGAAAAACCGGCGTGACGCCATTGTTGCCGGTGAGGAGCGGTGGGCCGTTGAGAAATTGATGGCCGGGCTGGATCGTCTGGTGTCCGGGTTGAAAGAGCGCGCAGACCAGTCGGAGGAAGAGCTGGAGTCAGGACGCAGCCGCCTAAGGAAAGCCCGGGAATCGCTGGCAAAACTCCAAAGCGACAATGAGCGGATCGATCAGTTTGAAGCAGCCCTCCGCACAGAGAAGCAACTGGCTTCCGAAGAAAAGTCGTATCTCGAAAAAGTTGCCAGACTTGAGCAGGACAGGCGGGCCTCCAGTATGGTCCTGGTTCCCTTTGGCAAAAGGGAAGACGCGGAAGCGCGGATCCTTTCTGCAGGCCGGCAACTGTCAGAAGCGAAAATCAACCTTGACAAGGCCGAAGCTGAACGAAGCGCGGCAGTCCTTGCCATCGAGGCAGCTAAGGAAAACAGCCACCGGCTGGAATCACTTCCAGCAGAGATAGGTGCCTTGGAAAAAGAAGACAAAACACTCCTTAAGCTGCAGTCTCTGGAATCGACGCAAAAGAAAATCGATGAAAAGATCGGCAGGGCGTCCAGTGAGCTGGATCAGCTCTCCGGGCAGCACCATGACCTGTTATCCGCAATCAGGCAGGACGAGAGGGAGCTTGAAAACCTAGCCGATGTCGACCGCAAGCTTGGGCAAAGCGAGCAGCAGCTTGACAAAATATCAAAGGCCATGGCCCGGGCGATGGAAATCCGGGCCGGTCTTTCACAAACACTTCTGGATTTGGAGGTGCTCCAAGGTGAAAGACAGGTGCTTGAAAGATTGATCCCGGAGTGGAAGGCCGACGATGCCCGGGCCAGGGAGGCGTCGGCACAGCTTTTTCTGGAGCAGGCCGGCTTGCTGGCTCTTGAACTGGAAGAGGGGAAGCCCTGTCCGGTGTGCGGTTCGACCGATCATCCTCAAAAAGCAGCCGTCTCGCTCACCGCTCCGTCGAAAGAGGAAGTCGACCGCCTTGCGGAGAAAGCCGACAAGAGCAGGTCTTTGGCGGAGGCCAGAAGCGGGGATATCCGGGGGTTGACCGAGCGGATTGATGTGGCGTTGCGGCTGCACAAAAAAGAGATGGAATCCTTGCTGGACAGGAAGATCCCAAGCCTGCCAGACCCGGTGAAGCAAGCAGGGCTGCTGGAAGAAGAGCTGGAGCACTTTTACGCCAAGGGGCGAAAGGAGCTAGCTGTGCAGGAAGCTGGTCATCGGGCCGAAAAGGCTCGTGCGGAACGCCGTGATCATTTGAAAGCGAAAGGGAAGACCGATCACCAACTTCTCGCAGACCTGGAGCAACAGAAAAAAGAAAGCGAACAGAATCTCGCCCAAATCAGGGAAGAGGCAGCACGCCTGCGGGGTGAAGCAGCCTCCTTGCGTGAGGGGCTTTTGGGCCTGGACCGGGCTGCAGTCAGGGAGAAACTTAAAGAATGCCGCGCTTCGTATGAAAGACTGAAAAAGAAAAGTGACCAAGCGCTGCAAAGCGATCGGGAAACCATGTCAGCCCTGACAGCGGCGCAAACGCAGGTATCTTCCCTTCAATCACAGCTGCTGGTTCTCGAAGAGGAGAAAGCAGTACTTGAAAAGAATCTGATCAAGGCCCTGGAAAAAGCTGCCATTCCCTCTGAAGAAGCCTATAAGAGGATGCTCCTGAACGACAGGGACAGGCGCATGCTCCAGGAGGAAGTTGAAGCAGGCAAGGCCGCGCGTTTGGCAAATGAGAGTGACCTTGAACGATTGCGAAAAGAAACGGCGGGTTTGTCCAGGCGTGATGAACAGCAGGAGTCAGATCTGCTTGAAAGACTTGAGACAGAGCAAAAGCAGCGTGAGAATGACTTGAGCTCCGCCAAAACCCGGTTCGAAATCGCCTGCACTTCCCTCCAAGCCATCAAACAGTCATTTTCCCGGACAGCTCAGGCGGCCGAAGAAGAGAGCCTCCTGAAGGATCTTTCTGATCTTGCCTCCGGCCAGTACCGGGAGGCGGATCAGATCAGTTTTGAAACCTACGTCCAGACCTGGTATTTTGCCCGGGTAATCCGGCACGCCAATATGAGGCTTTCGCAGATGACGGGAGGGCGCTATATCCTGCGCAGAACAGAAGAGGCGAAGGACCGGCGATCGCGGACCGGCCTCGATCTTTCGGTTGAAG from Fastidiosipila sp. encodes:
- a CDS encoding SMC family ATPase, producing MKPVRMTLSAFGPYARETSISFEDVSQGIFLISGETGSGKTIIFDALMYALYDDTSGESRGNHSLRSDFAAPETETFVELVFSLHSQEYRIRRSPRYLRPKKSGRGETEQAPAVELSLPDGQVLTSKTQADQKIRELIGLDKDQFRQVVMIAQGAFFELIERSSNERAAIYRKLFDTLPYREMQEGLGSLYKEARDKSKLLTNRLFVDLARFDIPPGEEELKNRRDAIVAGEERWAVEKLMAGLDRLVSGLKERADQSEEELESGRSRLRKARESLAKLQSDNERIDQFEAALRTEKQLASEEKSYLEKVARLEQDRRASSMVLVPFGKREDAEARILSAGRQLSEAKINLDKAEAERSAAVLAIEAAKENSHRLESLPAEIGALEKEDKTLLKLQSLESTQKKIDEKIGRASSELDQLSGQHHDLLSAIRQDERELENLADVDRKLGQSEQQLDKISKAMARAMEIRAGLSQTLLDLEVLQGERQVLERLIPEWKADDARAREASAQLFLEQAGLLALELEEGKPCPVCGSTDHPQKAAVSLTAPSKEEVDRLAEKADKSRSLAEARSGDIRGLTERIDVALRLHKKEMESLLDRKIPSLPDPVKQAGLLEEELEHFYAKGRKELAVQEAGHRAEKARAERRDHLKAKGKTDHQLLADLEQQKKESEQNLAQIREEAARLRGEAASLREGLLGLDRAAVREKLKECRASYERLKKKSDQALQSDRETMSALTAAQTQVSSLQSQLLVLEEEKAVLEKNLIKALEKAAIPSEEAYKRMLLNDRDRRMLQEEVEAGKAARLANESDLERLRKETAGLSRRDEQQESDLLERLETEQKQRENDLSSAKTRFEIACTSLQAIKQSFSRTAQAAEEESLLKDLSDLASGQYREADQISFETYVQTWYFARVIRHANMRLSQMTGGRYILRRTEEAKDRRSRTGLDLSVEDLWNAKIRSTSSLSGGEKFQVVLSLALGLSDVVMAHAGGVEIDSLFIDEGFGSLDENSLQEAMGVLQGLAEDNRMIGLISHLSLLHQAVDRRLVAKKGENGSSIAWE